DNA sequence from the Candidatus Methylomirabilota bacterium genome:
ATCCGGATCGCGATGCCGCGCTCGAGGCACGCCATGCCCAGCGAGGCGCCCAGCGTCCGGTCCCCGTCGATCAGAAGAATGCGATTCATCAGTTCTGCTCCCTTGCCCTTTCCTTGGTTGAGGTTCGAAGCCCGGCGGAAAGGAAGCAATCTCCATGCCGAGTCCTCGCGGCCAGCGAGATTCCACGGTTTCAGCCATTTGGACGCAGTGCATCATCGGTGGGATTGCCGCAGTCGGGCACCCCGCCCGCCACACCGTGGCATGCCTCCGGGCGGAGGTCCGGTGCTCAGGCCCCCGCCTGCTCGCCGCTGATGCCGTAGCTTAGGAGCTTTCGGTAGAGCGTCTTCGGGTCGATGCCGAGCAGGGCGGCCGCCTTGCCCCGATGGCCGTTGACCTGCTTGAGGGTCGCCACGATGTGCTGCCGTTCCATCGACTCCAGGCTGCCGGCCGCGGGCGCCGACGGCACGGGATCGCCGTGCTGGATCTCGGGGGGTAGGTCGGCGGGCTGCAGGGTCTCGCCGGCGCCCAGGATGGCGCCGCGCTGGATCACGTGCTGGAGCTCGCGCACGTTGCCCGGCCAGTGGTAGGACTCCAGGCGCGCGAGCGTCTCGGGGGCGAGGCGCTTGCGGCCGTAGTGAGCGAACTGCTCGATGAAGTGCTCGGCGAGCACGCGCACGTCCTCGGGACGGTCGCGCAGGGGCGGCAGGGTCACCGAGATCGTGTTGATGCGGTAGAAGAGATCCTGACGGAACTCTCCCTTGCGGATCGCCTCCCCGAGATCGCGATTCGTCGCGGCGACCAGTCGCATGTCCACCGTGCGGCTCCGCGTGCCGCCGACCCGGAAGAAGCTGCGGGTCTCGAGCACCCGCAGGAGCTTGACCTGGCTCTCCAGCTCCATCTCTCCGATCTCGTCGAGGAGCAGGGTGCCGCCGTCGGCGAGCTCGATGAGGCCGGGCTTCGCGTTCACCGCGCCGGTGAAGGCGCCCTTCTCGTGGCCGAACAGCTCGGACTCCAGCACCTCGCGCGGCAGCGCGCCGCAGTGGATGGCCACGAAGGCCTGGCTGGCGCGCGACGAGCGGTCGTGGATGGCGCGCGCGACCAGCTCCTTGCCCGTCCCGCTCTCGCCCAGCACGAGCAGGGTGGAGTCGGTGGGGGCGACCCGGTCGATGAGGCGCAGGATCTCCTGCATCTTCGGGCTCGCGGTGATGATGCCGCCGGCGGGCGCGGGCGGATCGAGCCGGTCGCGCAGCACCACGTTCTGGCGGATGAGGCGCCCCTTCTCCGCCGCCTTGCGCACCAGGATGTCGAGCTCCTCGATCCGTGCGGGCTTGGTGAGGTAGTCATACGCGCCGAGCTTCATCGCCTCCACCGCGCTCGACACCTCCTGGAAGCCGGTGGTCACGATCACTTGCGGGGCCTCCCCGCCCTGCTCGGCGAGGCGGCGCAGCACCTCGATGCCCTCGAGCCGCGGCATCTTCATGTCGAGGATCAGCACGTCGGGGGGATCGTCGCGCAGCCGGTCGAGAGCGGCCTCCCCGTCGCCCACGCCCTCGACCGCGTGCCCCTTCCGCGACAGCTCGCGCACGAGCAGCTCGCGGAGGTTCTTCTCGTCGTCGGCGACCAGGACACGGATCGGGGCGGTCATCGTATCGGCTCTCCGGACTCGGATTCGATGGTGACGGGCAGGTAGACGCGGAACACCGCGCCCTCGCCCGGACGCGACTTCACCTCGATGCGCCCGGCATGGTCGGCCACGATGCCCTGGGCGATGGCGAGACCGAGCCCGGTGCCCTGCCCGGGCGGCTTGGTGGTGAAGAAGGGGTCGAACAGCCGCGGCAGGATCTCCGGCGGCACGCCGGGTCCGGAGTCCTGGAACTCGATCTCCGCCTCTCCGTTGCGGAGCACCGTGCGAATCATCAACCGGCCACGCCCTTCCATCGCCTCGAGGGCGTTCGCGGCGATGCCGAGGAAGACCTGGCGCAGCTGGCCTTCGTTGGCGACCACCGGCGGCAGCGCCCGATCGAAGGTGGTGACGAGCTCGCTCGCCGCGAAGCGCGGCTGATGGCGCAGCAGATCCAGTGTCTTCTCCACGAGCGCGTTGACGTCAGTCGGACCGCGACGGCTCCCGGGATCGCGGACGAATCGCAGCAGGCTCCCGGTGAACTCCTTGCAGCGGTAGGCCTCCTCCTCGATGAGGGCCAGGTACGAGGGGAAGTCCTTGAACGCGTCCAGCTCGGCCAGCTCGGGCACGCGGGCCCGCTCGCGCAGCGCCTCCGCGCAGCCCGCGATGGTGGCGAGGGGGTTGTTGATCTCGTGGGCCACGCCGGTGACCAGGCGGCCGGCGGTGGTGAGGCGCTCGGTCAGGAGCATCTGGCGCTCGAGCCGCTTGGGGAGCGTGATGTCCTCGACGAGCAGGATGGCGTGGCTGATGCGGCGGTCCGGTCCGCGGAGGGGAGCCGCGGTGAAGCGGAACACCCGCGTCTCGGAGCCCACCGCGACCTCCTCCTCCGTCTGCCGGACCAGGCCCTCACCGAGCACGCTGCCGAGGAGCTCGAGCAGCGTCGCTGCCTGCGCCGGCGGCACGAGATCGAGGAAGGCACCGTGCTCCACCGGGGCGCGCGGGAGCACGGAGTCGGCCTCGCGGTTCGAGCTCACCACCGCAAGGTCGCGGTCGAGCACGTAGAGGCCGAGCGGCAGAGTCTCGAGCACGACCTCCACGAAGCGCTTCTGTTCGTCGAGCTCCCGGGTGCGCTCCATGACCATGGCCTCGAGGCGCTCGGAATAGGTGCGCACCGAGCTGAAGAGACGCGCGTGCTCCAGGGCGAGGGCGGCGTGGTCCGCGAACGCCGAAGCCAGCGCGACTTCGTGGGGCGGGAAGCGGTACACGTCGGTGCGCAGGAGGGTCAGCGCGCCCACCGTGCGCCCGCTCGCGGCGAGGGGCACGGCCAGCATCGAGCGGAGGCCGCCCGCCACGGCCGGCTGGGGCATCGCGCGCGGATCGTTCCAGAGATCCTCACTCTGGATCGGCCGCCCCTCGGCGACGGCGAGCCCGGTGATGCCCTGCCCCACCCGCACGCGGATCTGTCCGACCCGCGCGGGCCCTTCATCCAGACTCGCGACCGAGGCGAGCTCGCCGGAGGCCTCGTCCAGCGTGAAGATGCTGCCCGATTGCACCCCCAGCACCGTGCGGGCTTCGTGGAGGATGACGCGGATGGTCTCGCCGAGCTCGAGGCTCTGGCTCACCGCGCGCCCCGCCTCGAGGAGCGCCGCCGTCTCCCGGCCGCGCCGCTGGCTCTCCTCGAACAGCCGCGCGTTCTGGATCGCGATGGCAGCCTGCTCGGCGAAGGCCTCGAGGAGCGTCTCCTCCCGGCTCGAGAAATACCCGGTATCGCGCGAGTAGGCCGAGATCACTCCGATGACCGCCTCGCCCACCCTCAGCGGTACGGCGAGCATGGAGCGGATGCCCTCGCGCTCGTCCAGAGCCTGGTCCATGCAGCGGGGATCACCGTGGACGTCGTCCACCCGAATCGGTGAGCCCGACTCGGCGACCCGCCCGATGATGCCCTCGCCCACCGGCGTGGTGAGGGTGCGCCATTCCGCCGTGCGGAAGCCCTGCGCGGCCACAT
Encoded proteins:
- a CDS encoding GAF domain-containing protein, whose translation is MRIGRLIPDFLAALGRGAPPEAGFTHVLRGLVADAGAAAGALRFVAGTGGPLEVIVGARRGSPLEAWLAARLDEPARGVTLRRLRETPPGWRRGARPCLLRASLGNPGRPVGRVLLLGPDGPRGLRADRVPAAFARDLGLSIEQAWRLHQRTRRLEVVSEVAGLASAALDLPAIYQAVARAVAPLIRFVFLGVALLDHERGEMRLMDVVVSPDDPSGGQTRDSRLPSAGTVAQWVAEQRAPLRFDDLSDPRLPPASRERLRRRGFQSGVLAPLVSQGTVIGMLFVGHHQPRVFSEDDVEVLTEVARPLAAAIERARLHEETVRRSETLAALNETSRLISARLHLPAVLATISRSVNQLIGSAGCGIGLLSSDGAAVEHVAAQGFRTAEWRTLTTPVGEGIIGRVAESGSPIRVDDVHGDPRCMDQALDEREGIRSMLAVPLRVGEAVIGVISAYSRDTGYFSSREETLLEAFAEQAAIAIQNARLFEESQRRGRETAALLEAGRAVSQSLELGETIRVILHEARTVLGVQSGSIFTLDEASGELASVASLDEGPARVGQIRVRVGQGITGLAVAEGRPIQSEDLWNDPRAMPQPAVAGGLRSMLAVPLAASGRTVGALTLLRTDVYRFPPHEVALASAFADHAALALEHARLFSSVRTYSERLEAMVMERTRELDEQKRFVEVVLETLPLGLYVLDRDLAVVSSNREADSVLPRAPVEHGAFLDLVPPAQAATLLELLGSVLGEGLVRQTEEEVAVGSETRVFRFTAAPLRGPDRRISHAILLVEDITLPKRLERQMLLTERLTTAGRLVTGVAHEINNPLATIAGCAEALRERARVPELAELDAFKDFPSYLALIEEEAYRCKEFTGSLLRFVRDPGSRRGPTDVNALVEKTLDLLRHQPRFAASELVTTFDRALPPVVANEGQLRQVFLGIAANALEAMEGRGRLMIRTVLRNGEAEIEFQDSGPGVPPEILPRLFDPFFTTKPPGQGTGLGLAIAQGIVADHAGRIEVKSRPGEGAVFRVYLPVTIESESGEPIR
- a CDS encoding sigma-54 dependent transcriptional regulator, which encodes MTAPIRVLVADDEKNLRELLVRELSRKGHAVEGVGDGEAALDRLRDDPPDVLILDMKMPRLEGIEVLRRLAEQGGEAPQVIVTTGFQEVSSAVEAMKLGAYDYLTKPARIEELDILVRKAAEKGRLIRQNVVLRDRLDPPAPAGGIITASPKMQEILRLIDRVAPTDSTLLVLGESGTGKELVARAIHDRSSRASQAFVAIHCGALPREVLESELFGHEKGAFTGAVNAKPGLIELADGGTLLLDEIGEMELESQVKLLRVLETRSFFRVGGTRSRTVDMRLVAATNRDLGEAIRKGEFRQDLFYRINTISVTLPPLRDRPEDVRVLAEHFIEQFAHYGRKRLAPETLARLESYHWPGNVRELQHVIQRGAILGAGETLQPADLPPEIQHGDPVPSAPAAGSLESMERQHIVATLKQVNGHRGKAAALLGIDPKTLYRKLLSYGISGEQAGA